A portion of the Meriones unguiculatus strain TT.TT164.6M chromosome 14, Bangor_MerUng_6.1, whole genome shotgun sequence genome contains these proteins:
- the LOC110563266 gene encoding zinc finger protein 780A-like isoform X2 codes for MVVKDKTDRPSPDLESDCDAENISPENYIYNRNLPKESIKQLTENSDLKHFSFSNDLNYRTFTDLQGNEGAADQKICYRKQMPTHTCRTLTHNIEKMYECNKCGKYFGSRSALIQHQSIHNGEKPYECQECGKAFRIPQHLTRHQKSHSGEKPFKCDECGKAFHLPDLLKNHKTIHTGIKPFECEECGKSFNRFSNLVGHRVMHADVKPYECNECGKAFKRRSNLIQHQKLHFGERPFPCKECGKAFIALAQLTRHQNIHTGAKLFKCQECGKAFRLPQNLTRHQKSHSGEKPFKCDECGKAFHLPELLKYHKTIHTGIKAFECKECGKSFNRFSNLFEHRIIHADVKPYECKECGKAFKRRKSFMQHQKVHSGERPFQCKDCGKAFTVPSNLTRHQNIHTREKLL; via the coding sequence ATTTGGAATCAGATTGTGATGCTGAAAATATATCTCcagaaaattatatttataatagaAATTTACCCAAAGAGAGTATAAAACAATTAACTGAAAATTCTGACCTCAAGCACTTCAGTTTTAGTAATGACCTCAACTATCGTACATTTACAGATCTACAGGGTAATGAAGGAGCTGCTGATCAAAAGATTTGTTACAGGAAACAAATGCCTACTCATACCTGCCGGACTCTTACTCACAATATAGAAAAAATGTATGAATGTAACAAGTGTGGGAAGTACTTTGGGAGTAGATCAGCTCTTATTCAGCATCAGAGTATTCATaatggagagaagccctatgaatgtcaGGAATGTGGGAAGGCCTTCAGAATCCCCCAACATCTTACAAGACATCAGAAATCTCACAGTGGTGAGAAACCTTTCAAATGTGATGAATGTGGAAAGGCTTTTCATCTTCCCGACCTGCTTAAGAACCATAAAACCATTCATACAGGTATAAAACCATTTGAATGTGAGGAATGTGGGAAATCCTTTAATCGTTTCTCCAATCTAGTTGGACATAGGGTTATGCATGCTGATgtgaaaccatatgaatgtaatgagtgtgggaaagcctttaaaCGTCGCTCAAACCTCATACAACATCAAAAACTACATTTTGGTGAGAGACCTTTTCCGTGTAaagaatgtggaaaagccttcatTGCTCTGGCACAGCTCACTCGGCACCAGAACATTCATACTGGTGCAAAGTTATTTAAATGTCAGGAATGTGGGAAGGCCTTCAGACTCCCCCAAAATCTTACAAGACATCAGAAATCTCACAGTGGTGAGAAACCTTTCAAATGTGATGAATGTGGAAAGGCTTTTCATCTTCCGGAGCTGCTTAAGTACCATAAAACCATTCATACAGGTATAAAAGCTTTTGAATGCAAGGAATGTGGGAAATCCTTCAATCGTTTCTCCAACCTATTTGAACATAGGATTATTCATGCTGATGTGAAACCATACGAATGTAaagagtgtgggaaagcctttaaaCGTCGCAAAAGCTTCATGCAACATCAGAAAGTTCATTCTGGTGAGAGACCCTTTCAGTGTAAGGATTGTGGAAAGGCCTTCACTGTTCCTTCAAACCTCACTCGGCACCAAAACATTCATACTAGAGAGAAATTATTGTAA